A genomic segment from Maniola jurtina chromosome 9, ilManJurt1.1, whole genome shotgun sequence encodes:
- the LOC123868421 gene encoding uncharacterized protein LOC123868421, with translation MSEESLNVTYSPEGEDEMGTSESANSPLSAPNCTKLQLQDHIKAFMEKTKLEREVETLTCSSELIDKVVLNYIIAKKILSNLSWQDKLLCKQVCSTWHSAVQALRREQLGPVDFLLNLHSQTVLTWAVLKKSGEFSTEPLVVMTFVSASGLDMTCRCRFIEPTLCFDPECQSDHSLLDALQIYTSGPKKCMNTIRTDYLSYMPLPTSVTYEHTFLHMKFDPYMVGVFIPVIPDVKFHTINIKCIDNMQQEFYDVVREIANDRIFKGIFVYVTDKYLLHSVEDIVFLNHFKEVQPDIPYAIGGCIIEDAFEQPDIANGVIEAINEYREFFSENLISISVFTVPKSPLSNEFNFDMYSLVLDSSYWSKEKIQQGINEFSKRVPQFEYSVAIKLACVGRDKKHKWEQDCFRAVFPNTRIVGCYGNGELGVDHPPKPPEESPHSSAKRHCRSSGPQFGIVYSYSSVFVYMGWGKILSNGPC, from the exons ATGTCAGAAGAGTCCCTGAACGTTACTTATTCCCCGGAGGGTGAGGATGAGATGGGGACCAGCGAAAGCGCAAATTCACCGCTGTCCGCGCCCAACTGTACTAAACTGCAACTGCAGGATCATATTAAAGCCTTTATGGAGAAGACAAAGCTTGAAAGGGAGGTTGAGACTTTAACATGTAGTAGTGAGTTGATAGACAAAGTGgtattaaattacattattgCTAAAAAGATATTGAGTAACTTGTCGTGGCAAGATAAGTTGCTGTGCAAGCAAGTGTGCAGTACGTGGCACTCTGCAGTCCAAGCTTTGCGAAGGGAACAATTGGGGCCCGTTGACTTTCTGTTGAACTTGCATTCACAAACTGTACTCACTTGGGCGGTTTTAAAAAAGTCGGGTGAATTTTCCACTGAGCCATTGGTTGTCATGACATTTGTTTCTGCCTCAGGCTTGGACATGACATGCCGATGTAGGTTTATTGAGCCTACCCTTTGTTTTGATCCTGAATGTCAGAGTGATCATAGTT TGCTGGATGCCCTCCAAATATACACAAGTGGACCAAAAAAGTGTATGAACACAATACGAACAGATTACCTTTCATACATGCCCCTGCCAACCTCTGTCACATATGAACATACCTTCTTACACATGAAATTTGACCCTTATATGGTTGGAGTATTTATTCCAGTCATACCAGATGTGAAGTTTCACACGATCAATATCAAATGTATTGATAACATGCAACAGGAGTTTTATGATGTTGTACGGGAAATAGCAAATGATAGAATATTCAAAGGTATATTTGTGTATGTGACAGACAAGTATCTTTTGCATTCTGTTGAGGACATTGTCTTCTTGAATCATTTCAAAGAGGT GCAACCAGACATACCCTATGCCATTGGAGGTTGTATCATAGAAGACGCATTTGAGCAACCTGATATTGCTAATGGTGTGATTGAAGCAATCAATGAGTACCGGGAGTTTTTCAGTGAGAACCTAATTTCTATTAGTGTGTTCACTGTACCAAAGAGTCCATTGAGCAATGAGTTCAACTTTGATATGTACTCCCTTGTTTTGGATTCATCTTATTGGTCGAAGGAGAAGATACAGCAAGGTATCAATGAG TTTTCAAAAAGAGTGCCTCAGTTTGAATACAGCGTCGCCATCAAGCTGGCTTGTGTTGGTCGGGACAAGAAGCACAAATGGGAGCAGGACTGCTTTCGGGCAGTTTTCCCCAACACAAGAATCGTCGGTTGCTATGGAAACGGAGAGTTGGGTGTGGACCACCCGCCGAAACCACCTGAAGAGTCGCCACATTCATCAGCCAAAAGACACTGCAGGTCCAGTGGCCCTCAGTTTGGTATAGTATATTCGTATTCcagtgtttttgtttatatgGGATGGGGAAAGATATTGTCTAATGGGCCCTGTTAA
- the LOC123868437 gene encoding protein cornichon homolog 4, whose protein sequence is MILAETVLFALALIDSGAILFLLVYFIITLSDLECDYLNAQECCDNLNYWLLPKYIAHSFITFLLLFHGQILLFLLNLPMFIWISFEYFTIPQGNLGAYDPAEIHNRGQLKKHLRDVMIYVGHYLIFFFIYLYCFILALLKGDPIRRGSDDEIVTEII, encoded by the coding sequence ATGATATTAGCTGAAACCGTGTTGTTTGCTCTTGCTCTGATCGATAGCGGTGCAATTTTATTCTTGTTAGTTTACTTCATTATTACCTTATCCGATTTGGAATGTGACTATTTGAACGCCCAGGAGTGCTGTGACAATCTGAACTACTGGCTGCTGCCGAAGTATATCGCCCATTCGTTCATaacctttttattattattccatgGTCAAATCCTGCTCTTCTTGTTGAACCTACCTATGTTCATTTGGATAAGCTTTGAGTATTTTACAATACCGCAGGGTAATTTGGGTGCTTACGATCCAGCTGAAATTCATAACAGAGGCCAACTGAAGAAGCACCTCAGAGATGTTATGATTTACGTTGGGcactatttaatatttttcttcatttatctCTACTGCTTTATACTGGCGCTATTGAAAGGTGACCCGATACGTCGCGGAAGCGATGACGAAATTGTAACGgaaataatataa
- the LOC123868412 gene encoding proline-rich protein 36 isoform X1, giving the protein MPVRHRALGDELAAPEPKRCKHCDESRSSCGGGGGSEDSEGRASWRVTLDHDLVETLSAIYPEWFKQPRRDRSRAASPAHSPVRSLASPLTPDTPTDDNFSSGAEEMAGRQASCSGASEPPSSPPRVSPPKVVVDDSPLQPAMGKHKESLKVKLMMRRPINQLVAQGIMPPLKTPPAYFKQRVQLERAKTGDLLKAKIQSRPDRQELERRHILEQESHVDPSLAEKQRMLKKARLADQLNDQLSHRPGPLELIKKNILHTEEDIETAVKSGVLAFKATSEGASGRPQHPSAYCGPPEEASPSPSPPAALSPASVASTPQHPAPGKDKGRKKCKQKPKSRFKFHEYKGPPNAQKASSPPDSTETPYELLLQQQQLLLQLMLPASPAPSSAASVASDTSDALGAPPPPPPPPPLAAPFALAAARFEDMKVSDLRAECKRRNLRVSGPKPQLIDRLRPYLEMQEEAPRSPVSVASPDSKAESEPCDDIVQSQRRLIEELERQLEESRQQLEAVRREAAGAAASDQSRRLLQAHLCVTQLRAKLDALQQPSNPAPAPQRYVLAAPDTTPDRLVRLFTVTPPSATGDGSSDATSGKANQAYILNGVKVVPIAILPTTHYEPERAPPPPPPPPPPPVPQLPVPAMLHDNAEDSQIMDDVLEILVENGELPPSAVGDVTPNRSLDAGYLTAGSSEFTPTDVLSDDILGDSHVRDSLAADELQRELDDIQNEIMSHADLNAISDRCDIDSSVTDIDHDLNVDLLANNEFNANFAGSDSTSCNHEDFFGRFLGEDTPGAMDIDDDAPERMSMTPLTNGDILDHSRPGFVDMNELSLPSFHDEDTRHGGFEERPCEFDFKDFDLSSSMNMNVDGDGYDYVHAQLIPNLFGRGHTPQCDPVLGGVLARPAPRPARKHYSWDKIEYDAT; this is encoded by the exons AGAGTCGCTCGTCGTGTGGCGGAGGCGGTGGGTCGGAGGACTCGGAGGGGCGCGCGTCGTGGCGCGTGACGCTGGACCACGACCTGGTTGAGACCCTCAGTGCGATATACCCCGAGTGGTTCAAGCAGCCGCGTCGCGACCGCAGCCGCGCGGCCTCGCCCGCGCACTCGCCCGTCCGCTCGCTCGCCTCGCCGCTCACACCCGACACACCGACAGACGATAACTTCAG TTCAGGAGCTGAGGAGATGGCCGGCCGCCAAGCGAGCTGTAGCGGCGCGAGCGAGCCCCCGAGCTCGCCGCCGCGTGTGTCGCCCCCCAAGGTGGTTGTCGACGACAGCCCGCTGCAGCCCGCGATGGGCAAACACAAAGAAT CATTGAAGGTGAAGCTCATGATGCGACGCCCGATCAACCAGTTGGTGGCGCAGGGAATCATGCCAC CACTGAAAACACCGCCTGCCTATTTCAAGCAACGAGTGCAATTAGAGAGAGCGAAAACCGGAGATTTGCTTAAAGCAAAAATACAGAGTCGACCAGACCGACAAGAACTGGAACGAAGACACATATTAGAGCAA GAGAGCCATGTAGATCCCAGTTTGGCCGAGAAGCAGCGAATGCTAAAGAAAGCGCGCCTGGCGGACCAGCTCAACGACCAGCTGTCGCACAGGCCCGGCCCTCTCGAGTTGATCAAGAAGAACATATTGCACACCGAGGAAGACATCGAGACTGCCGTCAAAAGCGGAGTCCTCGCGTTCAAGGCCACCAGCGAAGGCGCGTCGGGCCGGCCGCAGCACCCGTCGGCTTATTGCGGCCCGCCCGAGGAGGCGTCGCCGTCGCCCTCGCCGCCTGCTGCGCTCTCGCCCGCCAGCGTCGCCTCCACGCCGCAGCACCCGGCGCCCGGCAAGGATAAAGGCCGCAAAAAGTGCAAACAGAAGCCTAAATCGCGGTTTAAATTTCACGAGTACAAGGGCCCTCCGAATGCCCAAAAAGCCTCGTCGCCCCCGGACTCGACGGAGACCCCGTACGAGCTGCTCCTGCAGCAACAGCAGCTGCTGCTGCAGCTCATGCTGCCCGCGTCGCCCGCGCCCTCGTCCGCCGCGTCCGTGGCCTCCGACACATCGGACGCGCtgggcgcgccgccgccgccgcccccgccgccgccgctcgcCGCACCCTTCGCGCTCGCCGCCGCGCGCTTCGAGGACATGAAGGTGTCCGACTTGCGCGCCGAGTGCAAGCGCCGCAACCTACGCGTGTCGGGCCCCAAGCCGCAGCTGATAGACCGCCTGCGGCCCTATCTCGAGATGCAGGAGGAGGCGCCGCGCTCGCCCGTCTCGGTCGCCTCGCCCGACTCGAAGGCGGAGTCGGAGCCCTGCGACGATATCGTGCAGTCGCAGCGGCGACTCATCGAGGAGCTCGAACGCCAGCTCGAGGAGTCGCGGCAGCAGCTGGAGGCGGTACGACGGGAAGCCGCGGGCGCCGCGGCCAGCGATCAGAGTCGAAGGCTGCTCCAGGCTCACTTGTGTGTGACACAGTTGCGGGCGAAACTCGATGCGCTCCAACAGCCCTCCAACCCCGCCCCCGCGCCGCAGCGCTACGTGCTGGCCGCGCCCGACACGACTCCCGATCGCCTCGTGCGGCTATTCACCGTCACGCCGCCGTCCGCGACCGGCGACGGGTCCTCCGACGCGACGAGCGGGAAGGCAAATCAGGCGTACATCCTGAACGGCGTCAAGGTCGTGCCGATAGCCATCCTTCCGACGACGCACTACGAGCCGGAGCGCGCGCCGCCGCCtccgccgccaccgccgccgccgccggtgCCGCAGCTGCCTGTGCCTGCGATGCTCCACGACAACGCGGAGGACAGTCAGATCATGGACGACGTGCTTGAAATTCTCGTCGAAAACGGCGAACTGCCGCCCTCGGCGGTCGGGGACGTGACCCCGAATCGGTCTCTCGACGCCGGCTATCTCACGGCCGGGTCTAGCGAGTTCACCCCGACGGACGTCCTGAGTGATGATATTCTAGGGGATTCGCACGTGCGGGACTCGCTCGCTGCTGACGAGCTGCAGAGAGAGCTCGATGACATTCAAAACGAAATCATGAGTCACGCAGATTTGAACGCGATCAGCGATCGCTGCGATATCGATTCCTCGGTGACCGATATAGATCACGATCTCAACGTGGATTTACTCGCGAATAACGAGTTCAACGCCAACTTCGCCGGTTCGGATTCTACTTCGTGTAATCACGAGGACTTTTTCGGTAGATTCCTGGGGGAAGATACGCCCGGCGCGATGGATATCGACGACGATGCGCCCGAAAGGATGAGTATGACGCCGCTAACCAACGGGGACATCCTGGATCACTCGCGCCCCGGCTTCGTGGACATGAACGAACTGTCGCTGCCTTCGTTTCACGACGAGGACACGCGGCACGGCGGGTTCGAGGAGCGCCCCTGCGAGTTCGACTTCAAGGACTTCGACCTCAGCTCGAGTATGAACATGAACGTGGACGGCGATGGCTACGACTACGTGCACGCGCAGCTGATCCCTAACCTGTTCGGGCGCGGCCACACGCCGCAGTGCGACCCCGTGCTGGGCGGCGTGCTGGCGCGCCCGGCGCCGCGCCCCGCGCGCAAGCACTACTCGTGGGACAAGATCGAGTACGACGCCACCTGA
- the LOC123868412 gene encoding actin cytoskeleton-regulatory complex protein PAN1 isoform X2 encodes MAGRQASCSGASEPPSSPPRVSPPKVVVDDSPLQPAMGKHKESLKVKLMMRRPINQLVAQGIMPPLKTPPAYFKQRVQLERAKTGDLLKAKIQSRPDRQELERRHILEQESHVDPSLAEKQRMLKKARLADQLNDQLSHRPGPLELIKKNILHTEEDIETAVKSGVLAFKATSEGASGRPQHPSAYCGPPEEASPSPSPPAALSPASVASTPQHPAPGKDKGRKKCKQKPKSRFKFHEYKGPPNAQKASSPPDSTETPYELLLQQQQLLLQLMLPASPAPSSAASVASDTSDALGAPPPPPPPPPLAAPFALAAARFEDMKVSDLRAECKRRNLRVSGPKPQLIDRLRPYLEMQEEAPRSPVSVASPDSKAESEPCDDIVQSQRRLIEELERQLEESRQQLEAVRREAAGAAASDQSRRLLQAHLCVTQLRAKLDALQQPSNPAPAPQRYVLAAPDTTPDRLVRLFTVTPPSATGDGSSDATSGKANQAYILNGVKVVPIAILPTTHYEPERAPPPPPPPPPPPVPQLPVPAMLHDNAEDSQIMDDVLEILVENGELPPSAVGDVTPNRSLDAGYLTAGSSEFTPTDVLSDDILGDSHVRDSLAADELQRELDDIQNEIMSHADLNAISDRCDIDSSVTDIDHDLNVDLLANNEFNANFAGSDSTSCNHEDFFGRFLGEDTPGAMDIDDDAPERMSMTPLTNGDILDHSRPGFVDMNELSLPSFHDEDTRHGGFEERPCEFDFKDFDLSSSMNMNVDGDGYDYVHAQLIPNLFGRGHTPQCDPVLGGVLARPAPRPARKHYSWDKIEYDAT; translated from the exons ATGGCCGGCCGCCAAGCGAGCTGTAGCGGCGCGAGCGAGCCCCCGAGCTCGCCGCCGCGTGTGTCGCCCCCCAAGGTGGTTGTCGACGACAGCCCGCTGCAGCCCGCGATGGGCAAACACAAAGAAT CATTGAAGGTGAAGCTCATGATGCGACGCCCGATCAACCAGTTGGTGGCGCAGGGAATCATGCCAC CACTGAAAACACCGCCTGCCTATTTCAAGCAACGAGTGCAATTAGAGAGAGCGAAAACCGGAGATTTGCTTAAAGCAAAAATACAGAGTCGACCAGACCGACAAGAACTGGAACGAAGACACATATTAGAGCAA GAGAGCCATGTAGATCCCAGTTTGGCCGAGAAGCAGCGAATGCTAAAGAAAGCGCGCCTGGCGGACCAGCTCAACGACCAGCTGTCGCACAGGCCCGGCCCTCTCGAGTTGATCAAGAAGAACATATTGCACACCGAGGAAGACATCGAGACTGCCGTCAAAAGCGGAGTCCTCGCGTTCAAGGCCACCAGCGAAGGCGCGTCGGGCCGGCCGCAGCACCCGTCGGCTTATTGCGGCCCGCCCGAGGAGGCGTCGCCGTCGCCCTCGCCGCCTGCTGCGCTCTCGCCCGCCAGCGTCGCCTCCACGCCGCAGCACCCGGCGCCCGGCAAGGATAAAGGCCGCAAAAAGTGCAAACAGAAGCCTAAATCGCGGTTTAAATTTCACGAGTACAAGGGCCCTCCGAATGCCCAAAAAGCCTCGTCGCCCCCGGACTCGACGGAGACCCCGTACGAGCTGCTCCTGCAGCAACAGCAGCTGCTGCTGCAGCTCATGCTGCCCGCGTCGCCCGCGCCCTCGTCCGCCGCGTCCGTGGCCTCCGACACATCGGACGCGCtgggcgcgccgccgccgccgcccccgccgccgccgctcgcCGCACCCTTCGCGCTCGCCGCCGCGCGCTTCGAGGACATGAAGGTGTCCGACTTGCGCGCCGAGTGCAAGCGCCGCAACCTACGCGTGTCGGGCCCCAAGCCGCAGCTGATAGACCGCCTGCGGCCCTATCTCGAGATGCAGGAGGAGGCGCCGCGCTCGCCCGTCTCGGTCGCCTCGCCCGACTCGAAGGCGGAGTCGGAGCCCTGCGACGATATCGTGCAGTCGCAGCGGCGACTCATCGAGGAGCTCGAACGCCAGCTCGAGGAGTCGCGGCAGCAGCTGGAGGCGGTACGACGGGAAGCCGCGGGCGCCGCGGCCAGCGATCAGAGTCGAAGGCTGCTCCAGGCTCACTTGTGTGTGACACAGTTGCGGGCGAAACTCGATGCGCTCCAACAGCCCTCCAACCCCGCCCCCGCGCCGCAGCGCTACGTGCTGGCCGCGCCCGACACGACTCCCGATCGCCTCGTGCGGCTATTCACCGTCACGCCGCCGTCCGCGACCGGCGACGGGTCCTCCGACGCGACGAGCGGGAAGGCAAATCAGGCGTACATCCTGAACGGCGTCAAGGTCGTGCCGATAGCCATCCTTCCGACGACGCACTACGAGCCGGAGCGCGCGCCGCCGCCtccgccgccaccgccgccgccgccggtgCCGCAGCTGCCTGTGCCTGCGATGCTCCACGACAACGCGGAGGACAGTCAGATCATGGACGACGTGCTTGAAATTCTCGTCGAAAACGGCGAACTGCCGCCCTCGGCGGTCGGGGACGTGACCCCGAATCGGTCTCTCGACGCCGGCTATCTCACGGCCGGGTCTAGCGAGTTCACCCCGACGGACGTCCTGAGTGATGATATTCTAGGGGATTCGCACGTGCGGGACTCGCTCGCTGCTGACGAGCTGCAGAGAGAGCTCGATGACATTCAAAACGAAATCATGAGTCACGCAGATTTGAACGCGATCAGCGATCGCTGCGATATCGATTCCTCGGTGACCGATATAGATCACGATCTCAACGTGGATTTACTCGCGAATAACGAGTTCAACGCCAACTTCGCCGGTTCGGATTCTACTTCGTGTAATCACGAGGACTTTTTCGGTAGATTCCTGGGGGAAGATACGCCCGGCGCGATGGATATCGACGACGATGCGCCCGAAAGGATGAGTATGACGCCGCTAACCAACGGGGACATCCTGGATCACTCGCGCCCCGGCTTCGTGGACATGAACGAACTGTCGCTGCCTTCGTTTCACGACGAGGACACGCGGCACGGCGGGTTCGAGGAGCGCCCCTGCGAGTTCGACTTCAAGGACTTCGACCTCAGCTCGAGTATGAACATGAACGTGGACGGCGATGGCTACGACTACGTGCACGCGCAGCTGATCCCTAACCTGTTCGGGCGCGGCCACACGCCGCAGTGCGACCCCGTGCTGGGCGGCGTGCTGGCGCGCCCGGCGCCGCGCCCCGCGCGCAAGCACTACTCGTGGGACAAGATCGAGTACGACGCCACCTGA
- the LOC123868412 gene encoding actin cytoskeleton-regulatory complex protein PAN1 isoform X3 produces MGNSIAYDRFRFQLVYSLKVKLMMRRPINQLVAQGIMPPLKTPPAYFKQRVQLERAKTGDLLKAKIQSRPDRQELERRHILEQESHVDPSLAEKQRMLKKARLADQLNDQLSHRPGPLELIKKNILHTEEDIETAVKSGVLAFKATSEGASGRPQHPSAYCGPPEEASPSPSPPAALSPASVASTPQHPAPGKDKGRKKCKQKPKSRFKFHEYKGPPNAQKASSPPDSTETPYELLLQQQQLLLQLMLPASPAPSSAASVASDTSDALGAPPPPPPPPPLAAPFALAAARFEDMKVSDLRAECKRRNLRVSGPKPQLIDRLRPYLEMQEEAPRSPVSVASPDSKAESEPCDDIVQSQRRLIEELERQLEESRQQLEAVRREAAGAAASDQSRRLLQAHLCVTQLRAKLDALQQPSNPAPAPQRYVLAAPDTTPDRLVRLFTVTPPSATGDGSSDATSGKANQAYILNGVKVVPIAILPTTHYEPERAPPPPPPPPPPPVPQLPVPAMLHDNAEDSQIMDDVLEILVENGELPPSAVGDVTPNRSLDAGYLTAGSSEFTPTDVLSDDILGDSHVRDSLAADELQRELDDIQNEIMSHADLNAISDRCDIDSSVTDIDHDLNVDLLANNEFNANFAGSDSTSCNHEDFFGRFLGEDTPGAMDIDDDAPERMSMTPLTNGDILDHSRPGFVDMNELSLPSFHDEDTRHGGFEERPCEFDFKDFDLSSSMNMNVDGDGYDYVHAQLIPNLFGRGHTPQCDPVLGGVLARPAPRPARKHYSWDKIEYDAT; encoded by the exons ATGGGGAATTCAATAGCGTATGATCGTTTTCGGTTTCAACTTGTATATT CATTGAAGGTGAAGCTCATGATGCGACGCCCGATCAACCAGTTGGTGGCGCAGGGAATCATGCCAC CACTGAAAACACCGCCTGCCTATTTCAAGCAACGAGTGCAATTAGAGAGAGCGAAAACCGGAGATTTGCTTAAAGCAAAAATACAGAGTCGACCAGACCGACAAGAACTGGAACGAAGACACATATTAGAGCAA GAGAGCCATGTAGATCCCAGTTTGGCCGAGAAGCAGCGAATGCTAAAGAAAGCGCGCCTGGCGGACCAGCTCAACGACCAGCTGTCGCACAGGCCCGGCCCTCTCGAGTTGATCAAGAAGAACATATTGCACACCGAGGAAGACATCGAGACTGCCGTCAAAAGCGGAGTCCTCGCGTTCAAGGCCACCAGCGAAGGCGCGTCGGGCCGGCCGCAGCACCCGTCGGCTTATTGCGGCCCGCCCGAGGAGGCGTCGCCGTCGCCCTCGCCGCCTGCTGCGCTCTCGCCCGCCAGCGTCGCCTCCACGCCGCAGCACCCGGCGCCCGGCAAGGATAAAGGCCGCAAAAAGTGCAAACAGAAGCCTAAATCGCGGTTTAAATTTCACGAGTACAAGGGCCCTCCGAATGCCCAAAAAGCCTCGTCGCCCCCGGACTCGACGGAGACCCCGTACGAGCTGCTCCTGCAGCAACAGCAGCTGCTGCTGCAGCTCATGCTGCCCGCGTCGCCCGCGCCCTCGTCCGCCGCGTCCGTGGCCTCCGACACATCGGACGCGCtgggcgcgccgccgccgccgcccccgccgccgccgctcgcCGCACCCTTCGCGCTCGCCGCCGCGCGCTTCGAGGACATGAAGGTGTCCGACTTGCGCGCCGAGTGCAAGCGCCGCAACCTACGCGTGTCGGGCCCCAAGCCGCAGCTGATAGACCGCCTGCGGCCCTATCTCGAGATGCAGGAGGAGGCGCCGCGCTCGCCCGTCTCGGTCGCCTCGCCCGACTCGAAGGCGGAGTCGGAGCCCTGCGACGATATCGTGCAGTCGCAGCGGCGACTCATCGAGGAGCTCGAACGCCAGCTCGAGGAGTCGCGGCAGCAGCTGGAGGCGGTACGACGGGAAGCCGCGGGCGCCGCGGCCAGCGATCAGAGTCGAAGGCTGCTCCAGGCTCACTTGTGTGTGACACAGTTGCGGGCGAAACTCGATGCGCTCCAACAGCCCTCCAACCCCGCCCCCGCGCCGCAGCGCTACGTGCTGGCCGCGCCCGACACGACTCCCGATCGCCTCGTGCGGCTATTCACCGTCACGCCGCCGTCCGCGACCGGCGACGGGTCCTCCGACGCGACGAGCGGGAAGGCAAATCAGGCGTACATCCTGAACGGCGTCAAGGTCGTGCCGATAGCCATCCTTCCGACGACGCACTACGAGCCGGAGCGCGCGCCGCCGCCtccgccgccaccgccgccgccgccggtgCCGCAGCTGCCTGTGCCTGCGATGCTCCACGACAACGCGGAGGACAGTCAGATCATGGACGACGTGCTTGAAATTCTCGTCGAAAACGGCGAACTGCCGCCCTCGGCGGTCGGGGACGTGACCCCGAATCGGTCTCTCGACGCCGGCTATCTCACGGCCGGGTCTAGCGAGTTCACCCCGACGGACGTCCTGAGTGATGATATTCTAGGGGATTCGCACGTGCGGGACTCGCTCGCTGCTGACGAGCTGCAGAGAGAGCTCGATGACATTCAAAACGAAATCATGAGTCACGCAGATTTGAACGCGATCAGCGATCGCTGCGATATCGATTCCTCGGTGACCGATATAGATCACGATCTCAACGTGGATTTACTCGCGAATAACGAGTTCAACGCCAACTTCGCCGGTTCGGATTCTACTTCGTGTAATCACGAGGACTTTTTCGGTAGATTCCTGGGGGAAGATACGCCCGGCGCGATGGATATCGACGACGATGCGCCCGAAAGGATGAGTATGACGCCGCTAACCAACGGGGACATCCTGGATCACTCGCGCCCCGGCTTCGTGGACATGAACGAACTGTCGCTGCCTTCGTTTCACGACGAGGACACGCGGCACGGCGGGTTCGAGGAGCGCCCCTGCGAGTTCGACTTCAAGGACTTCGACCTCAGCTCGAGTATGAACATGAACGTGGACGGCGATGGCTACGACTACGTGCACGCGCAGCTGATCCCTAACCTGTTCGGGCGCGGCCACACGCCGCAGTGCGACCCCGTGCTGGGCGGCGTGCTGGCGCGCCCGGCGCCGCGCCCCGCGCGCAAGCACTACTCGTGGGACAAGATCGAGTACGACGCCACCTGA